One Mercurialis annua linkage group LG3, ddMerAnnu1.2, whole genome shotgun sequence DNA window includes the following coding sequences:
- the LOC126675298 gene encoding uncharacterized protein LOC126675298 isoform X1: MRVQQRLQRYIQYGSGSYSHFTDTISTSMKLSSRFSTVFLLLIFFAGAFFTTRLLDSSAFTGGSVQKPLLLDQIPEKPLKKIEIPLDCAAFNLTRTCPTNYPTTSTENPDRPSVSTCPEYFRWIYEDLRPWARTGISRDMVERAKRTANFRLVIVKGKAYIERYRRSFQTRDVFTLWGILQLLRRYPGKVPDLDMMFDCVDWPVVKSKDYSGPNSTSPPPLFRYCGDDDTLDVVFPDWSFWGWSEINIKPWESLLSELKEGNGRRKWMEREAYAYWKGNPTVAATRQDLMKCNVSEQQDWNARVYAQDWIKELEQGYKQSNLASQCMHRYKIYIEGSAWSVSEKYILACDSVTLLVKPHYYDFFTRSLRPVEHYWPIKNDDKCRSIKFAVDWGNSHKQKAQAIGKAASQFIQEELKMDYVYDYMFHLLSEYAKLLTFKPVIPRKAIELCSESMACKANGLEKEFMMQSMVKGPAETGPCTVLPPYNPSSLHSILRRNENSIKQVELWEKKYWDKQSKQ, translated from the exons ATGAGAGTGCAACAGAGGTTACAGCGGTATATACAGTATGGTTCAGGATCTTACTCTCATTTCACCGACACCATCTCTACTTCTATGAAGCTGTCTTCAAGATTCTCCACTGTCTTCCTCCTCCTCATTTTCTTCGCCGGCGCGTTCTTCACCACGCGACTCCTTGACTCTTCT GCTTTTACTGGCGGCTCGGTTCAAAAGCCACTTTTACTCGACCAAATCCCCGAAAAGCCCCTAAAAAAAATCGAGATCCCACTTGATTGCGCTGCTTTCAACCTCACACGAACATGTCCCACAAATTACCCCACAACTTCCACAGAAAATCCGGACCGTCCGTCTGTCTCAACGTGTCCAGAATACTTCCGTTGGATCTATGAAGACTTACGACCGTGGGCCCGAACGGGGATATCAAGGGATATGGTGGAGAGAGCCAAACGGACGGCGAATTTCCGGTTAGTAATAGTGAAGGGGAAAGCTTACATTGAGAGGTACAGAAGATCGTTTCAAACTAGAGATGTTTTTACGCTGTGGGGGATCCTACAGTTGTTAAGGAGATACCCTGGAAAAGTCCCTGATTTAGATATGATGTTTGATTGCGTCGACTGGCCAGTTGTCAAGTCAAAGGACTACAGTGGGCCTAATTCAACGAGCCCACCACCTTTGTTTCGCTACTGCGGCGATGATGATACACTTGATGTCGTTTTTCCTGACTGGTCGTTTTGGGGATG GTCAGAGATCAACATAAAGCCATGGGAGAGTTTGCTGAGTGAGTTAAAAGAAGGGAATGGGAGGAGAAAATGGATGGAAAGGGAAGCTTATGCTTACTGGAAAGGAAATCCGACCGTTGCTGCTACCAGACAGGATCTTATGAAATGTAATGTCTCTGAACAACAAGACTGGAATGCTCGTGTCTATGCACAG GATTGGATTAAAGAATTAGAGCAAGGGTATAAACAATCAAATTTGGCAAGCCAATGCATGCACAG GTATAAGATTTACATTGAAGGATCTGCTTGGTCTGTCAGTGAAAAATACATTCTTGCATGCGATTCTGTAACTTTGCTTGTAAAACCTCATTACTACGATTTCTTCACTAGAAGTTTGAGGCCAGTTGAGCATTATTGGCCTATTAAGAATGACGACAAGTGCAGGTCCATTAAATTTGCTGTTGATTGGGGTAATTCCCACAAGCAAAAG GCTCAAGCCATTGGAAAAGCCGCGAGTCAATTCATACAGGAGGAATTGAAGATGGACTATGTGTATGATTACATGTTTCATCTCTTAAGTGAATATGCAAAGCTGTTGACATTCAAGCCTGTTATACCTCGAAAAGCTATCGAACTCTGTTCGGAATCCATGGCTTGCAAAGCAAATGGACTAGAGAAGGAGTTTATGATGCAATCCATGGTTAAGGGTCCTGCAGAGACAGGTCCATGTACCGTGCTTCCTCCTTATAATCCTTCATCTCTTCATTCTATTTTAAGAAGAAATGAGAATTCAATAAAACAAGTGGAGTTATGGGAGAAAAAATACTGGGACAAACAAAGTAAGCAGTAG
- the LOC126675298 gene encoding uncharacterized protein LOC126675298 isoform X2 gives MRVQQRLQRYIQYGSGSYSHFTDTISTSMKLSSRFSTVFLLLIFFAGAFFTTRLLDSSAFTGGSVQKPLLLDQIPEKPLKKIEIPLDCAAFNLTRTCPTNYPTTSTENPDRPSVSTCPEYFRWIYEDLRPWARTGISRDMVERAKRTANFRLVIVKGKAYIERYRRSFQTRDVFTLWGILQLLRRYPGKVPDLDMMFDCVDWPVVKSKDYSGPNSTSPPPLFRYCGDDDTLDVVFPDWSFWGWSEINIKPWESLLSELKEGNGRRKWMEREAYAYWKGNPTVAATRQDLMKCNVSEQQDWNARVYAQDWIKELEQGYKQSNLASQCMHRYKIYIEGSAWSVSEKYILACDSVTLLVKPHYYDFFTRSLRPVEHYWPIKNDDKCRSIKFAVDWGNSHKQKAQAIGKAASQFIQEELKMDYVYDYMFHLLSEYAKLLTFKPVIPRKAIELCSESMACKANGLEKEFMMQSMVKGPAETGPCTVLPPYNPSSLHSILRRNENSIKQVELWEKKYWDKQKKK, from the exons ATGAGAGTGCAACAGAGGTTACAGCGGTATATACAGTATGGTTCAGGATCTTACTCTCATTTCACCGACACCATCTCTACTTCTATGAAGCTGTCTTCAAGATTCTCCACTGTCTTCCTCCTCCTCATTTTCTTCGCCGGCGCGTTCTTCACCACGCGACTCCTTGACTCTTCT GCTTTTACTGGCGGCTCGGTTCAAAAGCCACTTTTACTCGACCAAATCCCCGAAAAGCCCCTAAAAAAAATCGAGATCCCACTTGATTGCGCTGCTTTCAACCTCACACGAACATGTCCCACAAATTACCCCACAACTTCCACAGAAAATCCGGACCGTCCGTCTGTCTCAACGTGTCCAGAATACTTCCGTTGGATCTATGAAGACTTACGACCGTGGGCCCGAACGGGGATATCAAGGGATATGGTGGAGAGAGCCAAACGGACGGCGAATTTCCGGTTAGTAATAGTGAAGGGGAAAGCTTACATTGAGAGGTACAGAAGATCGTTTCAAACTAGAGATGTTTTTACGCTGTGGGGGATCCTACAGTTGTTAAGGAGATACCCTGGAAAAGTCCCTGATTTAGATATGATGTTTGATTGCGTCGACTGGCCAGTTGTCAAGTCAAAGGACTACAGTGGGCCTAATTCAACGAGCCCACCACCTTTGTTTCGCTACTGCGGCGATGATGATACACTTGATGTCGTTTTTCCTGACTGGTCGTTTTGGGGATG GTCAGAGATCAACATAAAGCCATGGGAGAGTTTGCTGAGTGAGTTAAAAGAAGGGAATGGGAGGAGAAAATGGATGGAAAGGGAAGCTTATGCTTACTGGAAAGGAAATCCGACCGTTGCTGCTACCAGACAGGATCTTATGAAATGTAATGTCTCTGAACAACAAGACTGGAATGCTCGTGTCTATGCACAG GATTGGATTAAAGAATTAGAGCAAGGGTATAAACAATCAAATTTGGCAAGCCAATGCATGCACAG GTATAAGATTTACATTGAAGGATCTGCTTGGTCTGTCAGTGAAAAATACATTCTTGCATGCGATTCTGTAACTTTGCTTGTAAAACCTCATTACTACGATTTCTTCACTAGAAGTTTGAGGCCAGTTGAGCATTATTGGCCTATTAAGAATGACGACAAGTGCAGGTCCATTAAATTTGCTGTTGATTGGGGTAATTCCCACAAGCAAAAG GCTCAAGCCATTGGAAAAGCCGCGAGTCAATTCATACAGGAGGAATTGAAGATGGACTATGTGTATGATTACATGTTTCATCTCTTAAGTGAATATGCAAAGCTGTTGACATTCAAGCCTGTTATACCTCGAAAAGCTATCGAACTCTGTTCGGAATCCATGGCTTGCAAAGCAAATGGACTAGAGAAGGAGTTTATGATGCAATCCATGGTTAAGGGTCCTGCAGAGACAGGTCCATGTACCGTGCTTCCTCCTTATAATCCTTCATCTCTTCATTCTATTTTAAGAAGAAATGAGAATTCAATAAAACAAGTGGAGTTATGGGAGAAAAAATACTGGGACAAACAAA